CCGGCATTTATCACTCTTTTTTATTCAAGCCCTTACTCTATCAGAATACCGGCTTCTACGGCAGTGCCAACACCACCTTTACCAAGAGCTTTCTGACTACCGGCTTCAATGTGAACGTGGACCCGTTGCGGCGCGACTTTTACGAGCCGCGCACCGCCCCGCTGGGCGGGTACTACGTGTGGGTGCCGAGCAGCGTGAATCTGGGCGCGTTTGTATCGTCGGACTACCGCAAAAAGCTGGCCTACGATATTAACGCCGGCATTCGGCCCTACGCGCTCGACAACCGCGTGGAGCGCCCCCGCCGCCTGGCCTACGGCCTTACCCTGAGTCCGCGCTACCGCGTCAGTGATAAATTAAATTTTCGCTATACCTTCGATTATGCTTTGAAGGTGAACCAGATAGGCTACGTGAACGACGGCTTCGATTTGACGCAGCCCATAGACCAGTTTTATAGCGCGCTCCTGACGCCCGACGTGCTGCTGGGCCGCCGCCGGGTGGTGACGTACACCAACACGCTGGCCGCCAACTACACCTTCACCAACCGTATCTCCCTCACGTTCCGCACCCGGCACTACATCAGCAGCGTGCACTACCTGAGCTTCGCCCGCCTGAGCCCCAACGGCGGGGAGGAGAACCTGCCGGGCTACTTCCGCAACCACGACACCAGCTTCAACGCCTTCAATATCGACGCGGCGTTTGTGTGGTGGTTTGCGCCCGGCTCGCAGGTGAGCCTGGTGTGGAAAAATGCGGGTGGCACCAGCATCCTGGGCAGCGAAGCCACGCCGCTCTACTTCGACAACCTGGCCAGTACCATAAATACCGCGCATAATAACAATGTGTCGGTGAAGATTTTGTATTACCTCGACTACCTCACCGTGCGGTCCCGGCGCGGGTAGCAAGGGTTCGTCATTCGTTATGCTATATACCTACGCGATGCCCCGCGCGCGGCGCGCTACCAGGGCCAGCGCCAGGCTTAGGCCGGCGGCCAGAAGCAGTACCCGCGTGGGTTGGTGCCGCAGCGTAGCGGCTCCGCTCAGCGCCCCGGTCAGAAACGCCAGCCAGAGCGTGCCGGGCCAGAGCCAGTCTTGCGCCGGCGCGCGCCCGCTCAGCCACTCGGCCAGGCCGGTCCCCATGCGCACCAGCGTGCCCGTCACAAACGTGAGGCTGACCTTGATGCGCCCCACCTGATGCACCGAGGCATTGAGCGTGCCCATGCCCAGGGTGAGGCCCGCGATAGTAGCGGCCGGCACAGTGTGGGCAAGCAGCAGCAGGGCGGCAGTCAGTAGTAATATACACGTGTTGCCCCAGCGGCCGGCGCGGTAGTGCAGCAGCGTGCCCAGCAGCACGCCCCCAATAAATAAGCCCACCACGCCGGCCAGCTCGCCGGCTTTAGCCGCGTTTTGCTGCGCAATGGCCACGCCCAGCGACGTTGTGTTGCCGCTCATAAACGACACGAACAGCCCCTGAAAGCGCAGGTAGCTCACCGCATCGACGTAGCCGGCCAGCGCTACCAGGGTCAGCGTAAAGCTCAGGCCGGCCAGGGGGCCGGCCGCCGGGGGTGAAGTAGAATCAGCCATAGTAAAAAAAAGCGCCGCGACTGCGCCGCTGGCAACGTTGCCGACAACGATTGCGCAAAGAAAGTACCGCGCCCGCGCCGGGAGCCCCGGTGCAGCTACTCATATTTGTAGCCTTCGGGTAGGTTGCCTGCCCTTAGCCCCACTTTTTGTCGTCTTTATTATGTTGATAGGCTTTGGGCTTCGCCACGGGTTGTTACTGGCCACCATGGCTACCAGCTGGGCCCTGCGCCTGAGCGGGCCGGGCGTGGCCGCCCCGCCGCTGGCTTTTCCGGGGGTTGAGGGCGCGGGGCGCTTCACCACGGGCGGGCGCGGCACGGCCGCGGTGCCCACCACGGTGCTCGAAGTTACCAATCTGCTCGATGATAACAAGCCCGGCAGCCTGCGCTACGCCGTGGAGCTGAGCGAGGCCAAGGCACCGAGCCGCACCATTGTGTTCCGGGTGTCGGGCACCATCCACTTGCTCTCGCCGCTCACCATCAGCAAATCCAACACCACCATTGCGGGCCAGACGGCCCCCGGGGGCGGCATCTGCCTGGCCGATTACACGGTGCAGATAAAAGCCACGAACGTGATTGTTCGCTTCATGCGGTTTCGGCTGGGCGATAAAAACCAGAACCAGGGCTTTGTGGATGGTGCGGGCGGCGACGATGCCTTCGGCGGCTTGCGCAACCACCGCCTCGTCATCGACCACTGCTCGATGAGCTGGAGCACCGACGAGGCTTTTTCGGTGTATGAGGGCGACAGCACCACGCTGAGCTGGAACCTCATCGGGCCGCCGCTCAACTACTCGTACCACTACGAGAAGGGCGATACCGACTTCGAGCACCACGGCTTCGGCGGCATCTGGGGCGGGCAGCATGCCAGCATGCACCACAACCTGTTTGTGCACTGCAACAGCCGCACGCCGCGCTTTAATGGCAGCCGCTACACCCACGCGGCGGGCTACGAAAACTGCGACTTCCGCAACAACGTTATTTACGACTGGGGCGAAAACAACGTGTATGCCGGCGAAGGCGGAAACTATAATATAGTAAATAACTATTATAAGCCCGGCCCCAGCACCAAGGAAGCCGTGCGTACCCGCGTGCTTAATCCGTACAAAGTTGATAAAGGCAACAATCCGTTGCCCTACGGGAAGTTTTACCTGGCCGGCAACTACCAGGAAGCCAGTGCCGAAGTAACGCGCAACAACTGGCGCGGCGTGGATATGAACGGCGGCACCCGCGCCGATACCGTTCTTTCCAAAGTCACGACGCCGTTCAACTTCGGCCCCATACCTACCGAAACCGCCGCCGAAGCCTACGAAAGCGTGCTGAAAGGCGCGGGTGCCGTGCGCCCCCTGCGCGATACCCTCGACCAGCGCATGGTGCGCGAGGTGCGCACCCGCACCGGCCGCATCATCGACGTGCAGGGCGGCTATCCACACGGCACGCCCTACGCGGTTTCGCGCAACGCCTGGCCCGTGCTGAAGCAGGCTCCCGCACCCCTCGACACCGACCACGATGGCATGCCCGACGCCTGGGAAACGGCCCACCAGCTCAACCCCCGGAACGCCGCCGACCGCAGTAAAATTGGGGATAGCGGATATCCTATGCTGGAGGTATACCTGGCCGGGCTAGCTGTGGGCAAATGAAGAAAGCTGAGGTGCTAGAGCAAACTTCAGGTTTGTGTACAGGCTATAACGTACATTCCGTTCATGAAAGCTTATTCTACTGACTTGCGCGAACGCGTGGCGGCCGCTTGCCAGCAAGGTAGCCGCACGATTGGCGAAGTGGCCGCGCAGTTCAGCGTGTCGGATTCGTTTGTGCGCAAGTTGCGCCGACGCCAGCGCACGAGCGGTTCCGTGGCTGCTTTGCCGCAACGCAGTGGGCCAGCGCCGTTTCTGAACGCGGCGGCCCAAGCGCAGCTGGCGGCCTGTTTGCGCCAGGAGCCCGATGCCACGTTGGCGGAATTGTGTATTTGGCTGGCCGCCATCGGCGGTCCGGCAGTGAGCCAGACCACACTCTGGCGGGCGGTGCAGGCACTGGATTGGCGGCGAAAAAAAAGAGCGTCCATGCCGCCGAACGCGACACGCAACGGGTGAAGGAGCTGCGCCGAGCTTTTGTAGAGGCGCTGCAAGCCGAGGATTTTACCTGTTTTAAGTTCGTGGACGAGACCAGCACTAACCTGACGTATTGCCGCCGCTACGCCCGGGCCGAAGGCGGGCAGCGCGCCCGCCAGGCCACGCCCCTGCACGGCGGGCCCAACGTGACGCTGGTGGCGGCGCTGACGCCGAACGGGTTGCAAGCGGTCATGACCCTGAGCGGGGCCGTCAACGGGGACGTGTTTGCCGCCTACCTCGACCAGGTGCTCGGCCCCACGTTGCGGCCCGGCGACGTGGTCGTGCTCGACAACCTGCCGGCCCACAAAGTGGCCGGGCTGACCGAGCTCGTCGAAGCCCGCGGGGCCCGCCTGCTGTATTTGCCGCCCTACTCGCCCGATTTCAATCCCATCGAACTCGCCTTCAGCAAGCTCAAAACCTGGCTGCGCACCGCCCAGGCCCGCACCCGCGAGGCCCTGGAAAGCGTCATTCACGACGCCACCAATTGGATAACTGAGCTCGACGCGAAAAACTGGTTTGACCACTGTGGTTATCATGTACACTAACCTGAAATCTGCTCTAAGTTAATTTTGCCTAGTGAAGTATAGCTTTCTAAGTTGGTGTTTGCTGAATTATCGGGTTTGCCCAAGCGCAAGATGTACGGTGGAAGTTTATGAAAATAGATAGCCATCTGCAGGTGCGAGTCCCGATGGCGACACAGGAAATGGACGTGCCCGCCACGATGGCCGCGGCTCATGCGCCAAATCAGCGTGACCCGCAGATACAGGCAGCCCGCGCATTTCGGGGAGAAGATGCGGCCGCCACCTACGTCGTGATAATAGTGCCCTTCTCTGGAGTTACGCAAATGCTAGCTGAAGCCGCAGCGCGGCTGGACTACTATAAAAATCGCCTTATACCAATGCTGGTGACTAAAGCTCGCGGGGAGTTGTTGGCGCAGTCGGTATCAACTAAAAGGGGGCTAGATATCCTTACCATAAAATTTCGCGCGCTTAGCGGTGCCGGGGTTCCGGTAGTTAAGTACATGCGTGTGCTCAGCGTAGGAACAGCCATTTACGAACTGTTCTTTACCCCTAAAGACGGGACCGGGCAAAATTGCGTTGCCCAGCGGGAGCAGTTCTTTGAAACACTGCTTATCACGCCCTAGCCAGCGCAAAGTAGTGGCAGAAACCTAGTTGTTTTGGAGCAGTTGCCCCGCCGCGGCCCACGGCGTAAGCTGCCCGCTAGCCACCGCAGAGCGCACGTCAGGCAGTGTGCTCTGCACGGCTGCCCGTCCGTAAAACTGCGCCTCCAGGGCTTGGCGCACCGCTTCTTCCAGCCACTGCAGCTGCTGCTGGGCGCGGCGCTGCTGCCAGTAGCCGCTGGCCTGGGTCTGGGCCGCGTACTGGGTTATCACTTCCCAGGCTTCGGGCAGGCCCTCGCCGCTGAGAGCCGAGCAGGTGCGCACGGGCACGGCCCAGCCCGAGGCGGCAGGCGGAAACAGGTGCAGCGCGCCCTCGTAGTCGCGGGCGGCGCGGCGGGCGGCCTGCTCATTGCCGTGGTCGGCCTTGGTAATGAGCAGCGCGTCGGCCATTTCCATGATGCCGCGCTTTACGCCCTGCAGCTCGTCGCCGGCCCCGGCCAGCAGTAGCAGCAAAAAGAAATCGACCATGCCATGCACGGCTACCTCACTCTGGCCCACGCCCACGGTTTCGACAAAAATGACGTCGTAGCCGGCTGCCTCGCACAGCAGCAGCGCCTCGCGGGTAGCGCGGGCCACACCGCCGAGGCTGCCGCTGGCCGGCGAGGGCCGGATAAATGCCCGCGGGTGCGCCGCCAGCTGCGGCATCCGGGTCTTGTCGCCCAGGATGCTGCCGCCCCCGCGCGGCGAGCTGGGGTCAACGGCCAGTACGGCCAGCTTCTTACCCAGCTTTTCGACCAGATACAGCCCCAGCGCTTCGATAAAGGTGCTTTTGCCCACCCCTGGCACGCCGGTAATGCCCAGCCGCAGGGCCCCGCCCGTGTGCGGCAGCACCGCCTGCAGCACCTGCTGAGCCAGCAGCTGGTGAGCAGGTAAGGTGCTTTCTACTAAGGTGATGGCGCGAGCCAGGGCGCCGCGCTGCCCGGCCAGCAGGCCCTGGGCATAGTCGGCAAGGGAAAGAGTAGGAGCAGGCACGACTGCAAAATACGCACCGGGCCCGGCCCAGGGCTGCATCGTCAGGCGGAGCGGGAGCCGGTGAAAGTAGTGAGCCAGGCTCCCCGTTGAGGCCGGATGGCTGGCAGAACCTGTATTTTTGCTCACACCTGGCGCTACTATTCAGCCGCTACGCTGCTGTTCCAGCTTATTTTTTACCCAATCCCACGACCATTCTATGAAACACTTTTCCTCGCTGCTTGCCACCCTCGGGCTACTGAGCACCTTGCCGGCGCTGGCTCAAAACGAGCTAAGTAACTTCTCGGCCACGGGCCGGGGTGGCGTGGCCAACACGTTTGCCCTCGACTATCAGTCGCTGGGTATCAACCCGGCCAACCTGGGCCGCCAGGGCAACAGCCTGCTTGCCTTTACTATCGGGGAGGTAGGAGTGGGGGCCGGGTCGCAGTCGCTCACCAACGCGCAATTCAAGAAGCTGATTCTACACTCCGGCGATGCGCTTACGGCCACCGAGCGCACGGCGCTGGTTGCCAACCTCAACAGTAATAACGCGCTGAACATCAACGCCGACGCTACCGCTTTTGGGCTCGCCGTAGCGCTGCCGGCGGGCCTGGGCGGCCTGGCCGTATCGGTGCATCAGCGGCTGAGCGGCCACGTGGCGCTCAACCAAAACAGCGCCGACCTTATTGTAAATGGCCGCAACGCGGCCATTGTGCAGCAATATTATGCCGCCGACGGCACGGCCAAAAGCACGCCGCCGCTGCTTTCAGCGGCCCTCGATGGCACCCAGATGCAGCTGGCGCTTACCAACGAGTTCAACATTGGCTACGGGCTCGAAGTGTTTGATGTGCCGGGCGTTATCAAGGTCACGGCCGGGGCGGGTTACCGCTACATTCAAGGCGTGGGCATTGCCGATGTGCGCATTACGGGAGGCAGCCTGTCGGCCTATTCGTCGCTTTCGCCGGTATTCAATATTAATTACGGCAGCCTGGCCAGCAGCCCGAACTTTAACTATCAGTCTGGCGCTGGTTTGCAGCCGGTGGGTCATGGCAATGGCTTCGACCTGGGCTTGGCCACTGAGATAGGCAAGGTTGTGCGGCTGGGCGCCTCCATTACCGATATTGGCTCGATGAGCTGGACCGGCAACGTGGTAACGGCTACTGACCAGAACCTGGCTTACCCACAATATAGCGGCACGGCTACGTACGACGTAGTAAAGAGCATCATCAACCAGTTTGGCGATTCCGGAAAAACGCTTTTTACCTACCAGGCAGCCCAGGAGCACAAAGCCAGCCTGCCCACCAAGTTGCGGCTGGGCGGCGGTGTTCGCATCTCCGAGCTGTTTGAGGCCGGCCTCGACGTAACGGTACCTCTCAACCAGGTGGCTGGCAACCTGCCGGCTCCCTTCATCGGGGCCGGCCTCGATTTCAAGCCCGTTCGCTGGGTGCGCCTGAGCACCGGCGTAAGCGGCGGCGCGGGCTATAACCTGAATGTGCCGTTTGGCGTCACCCTCGTGACGCCGGTGTGGGAGGCGGGTATCAGCACGCGCAGCGTAATGGGCTATTTCTCCGATAGCAACCCGTACGCCTCCCTGGCCCTTGGCTTCCTGCGTTTTAAAATTGGTAAAAAATAAATAATCAATATATAATAAAAATAAAAAAACCTGGCGCTCCTTCTACCTCAGCTGCTACTGCCCGATAACTCAACGCCCCGCCGCCAGGGAAGCCGTAATGCTTCTGCCTGGCGGCGGGGCGTTGAGTTATCAGCAGCGTGGGGCGGCCGAGCCTTAGTTCACATCAACCAGCTCCACGTCGAAGCGTAGCACTGTATTGGACGGTACGCTGGTACCCGCGCCGTTGGGGCCATAGGCCAGGCCCGAGGGAATAAGCAGCGTAGCTTTTTCACCCTTGTGCATCAGGGAGATACCTTCGTCGAAGCCCGGTATTACCTGCCCCTTACCAATTACAAACGTGATGGGCGTGTTGCCGTGCTGCGAGGAGGCATCAAACACGGTGCCGTTCAGCAGCATGCCCGTGTAGAGCACCGAGGCCGTTTTGCCCGCGGTGGCCGGGGTGCCGCTGGGGTTGGTAGTAGTGGGCACAAAATACAGGCCCGAAGGCTGTTTCTGCGCGTTGGTAATCTTATTATCGGCGATATACTTCGTGATGAGTGCGTCGTCGATAGGGGCATAGTCGACTACTTCCACATCGAAGCGCACAATGGAGTTTGGCGGAATATTGGGAGAGCGCCCGGCCGAGCCGTAGGCCAGGCCCGAGGGGATGAGCAGCGTGGCTTTCTCGCCGATGCGCATCAGCGAAATGCCCTCATCGAAGCCCGCAATGACCTGGCCGCTGCCCACTACGAACGTAACGGGCAGATTGCCATTCTGGGAAGACGCATCGAAGACGGTGCCATCGAGCAGGGTGCCGGTATAGAGCACCGATACGGTCTGGCCCACCGTCACCTTGGCGGCGGTGGGGTTTGTGACTACTGGTACAAAGTACAGGCCCGATGCCAGGTGCTGGGCATTAGGTATAGCCTTGTCGGCTATGTACTTCTGAATGGTGGCATTATCGGCGGCCGAGTAATCGGCCGGGGCAGCATCCTTTTTGCAGGCGGTAGTGAGCAGGCCGGCCAGTGCCAGAAAGGCCAGGATGAATAAACGGGACACGGAAAAAGAATTTCTCATAAGCGGATTTTAGACAAAAGTAAGCCGGTAGGCCAGATAATGACACGCGCCGGGTTTGGGTTCCGCCGGGGGCGGTTGTTTGGTGCCGGCCCGGCAGCGGGCAGCTAGGGCTCTACCACGAAGCCAGGCAGCCCGAGCTTGCTGCGCCGCCCACCCAGCTTGAGGCCGTCGTCGACGTAGCCACAGGCCGGGCCGCTCACATTGGGGCTGGCAATAACGCCGAGAAAGGAGTTGTCTTCGCGGGCCACGTAGATTTTGCCGTCGGGCCCCCGCTGCAACGCCCCGATTTTATGGTTGGAGGAATGGCCTACCGGTACCACTGCCTTGGTTTTGAGGTCTATCTGGATTATTTGGGTTTCGCTCACGGTAGGATTTTTGCTCGCGGTATTGCCGTTGCAGGTGCCGTAGAGCTTGCTGCCGTCGGGCGAAAACTCGACCCCATAAGCCTCGGCATAGGGCCCGAAGCTGCGCGCATTGCTCACCTTGCCGGTGCTGCGGTCAAAGTCGTACACCTCAAACCGGTTGCTCTCGCGCCAGATGGCGGCGGCCAGCCTGGTACCATCGGGCGAAAACTTGAGCGCCCCGATGGCGTTGCGGCCGGGGCCGGCATTCAGGCTGCCCACGTTGCTCATCACGGGCTTCCCGGCTACGCCATCGGCCGTCACTAGGTAGGCCACGAAGGCATTGGAGTTCCAGCGGTGAGCCAGTACCCACACGTCGCGGCCGTTGGGGTGGCGCACGGCCGTGAGCTTCTCGGCTACCGGAGTCACGAGCAGCAGGTTGGCGCGGGGCACATCGCCGAGGCCGTTGTCGCGGGTCATGTCTACTACCGAGTAGCGCAGGCCATCGGGGGCTCCCTGCGGGGCCACGGTAAAGATGTAGAAAATATTGCCCGAGCCGGGGTCCGGTACAATAAGGGCCGACTGCGTGCTGCTGCCCGACCCCATGAGGTGGCGGCCGCTCGGCATAGGCTGGTGCTGGCGGTTCCACACCGTCTGGCCATCCGTGTAAAAAAGCAGCTCGCCGCGCCTGGTAGTGGCGGTAGCGCAGCCCTCGTAGGTGGTCATGGCGCCATCGAGCAGCGGGGTAGGGGTGCCGCTGGCAAAGCTCAAGCCGGCCTGGCGGCCAAAGTACCAAAGGTCGGCAGGCCTCTGGGCGTGCGCAGCCTGAATGAAAAACAGAAAAGCCGGTAAGAGAAAAAGTAGCCGATGCATAGGCAAAATAAAAAGGTTACTGGTAGCTGACTGAACTAAAAAACCGTGCCGGGCAATCAGGCGTGCTTAGTTGCGGCGGCTTGGCGTGTGCGCCTAGCGTCCGGCCACGCGGATGGAGTGATTGGCCTCAAAGTGCGCGTAGCCCGGCGCCAGGCTACGCCAAAAAGGGAGGTGTGGGCTATCGGGATACTTGCTCAACTCGCTTTCGAGCAGCGGAAACGGGAAGATATGTACCTCAATGCTGGCTTGCCCCGCTGCCCGGGCGGCTACAGCCAGCAAGTACACTTCTTCGATGCCGGCATCCGTAATAGGCAGGCAGCCCACCGTTACGTCCGAGCCGTGGATGAAGATATCGCCACCAGGGTCGCCCAGGCCCGCCGCCAGTACGTCGTCGGCACTGGGGTAGTCGAGGCCGAGTGAGAGGTGGTAGGCACTCTGCGGGTTGAAGCGGTCGATGTGGTAAAAGCCTTCGGGTACCTGTCCGTCGCCGGCCCGGCGCTTCGGGCCTAGCGTGCCCGAAATAGCGGCTAGCGGGTAGTCGCGCACCAGCTGAAAGGCAGCGTCGCCCTGGTTGCGACCCCATACCTCCAGGGCGCGCCTGGTTTTGATGAGACGAAAAAACAGCTCGAGCTTGGTCGGGTCGAGGTGCTGGGCGTGCAGCTGATTCACCAGTTCCGGCCAGCAGCGCGCATAGGCAACCTGCACCCGTGCGTGGGCCAGCTGTTGCGTCCAGAAATCGGGGGCTGCCGCTGTCGATTGAGCCGCCGCCGGCCTGAACAGCAGGCCAGCCAACAGAAAAAAGCAGGTAGTTCGCAAGTGAAAGAGAGTGAGTTGGGTACTGGCCAGCAAACGCTCACTGGCCTGGTGCTGGTATAAGCGAGGGGCACTTTATACCTGAAACGGGGTGCATCTTTAAGCCATGAATCCTGCTGCTCTCCTCGATTTTCTCGAAAAACTGGCGCGCCACAACGAGCGCGACTGGTTTCAGAACCACAAAGCTGCCTACGACCTCTTACGCACCGATTTTGAGCAGGACGTAGCCTACTGGCTGCGTGAGCTGACCGCTGACGAGCCCGCTTTGGCCGGCCTGGATGCGAAAAAGTGCATTTTTA
The sequence above is drawn from the Hymenobacter baengnokdamensis genome and encodes:
- a CDS encoding transposase, with the protein product MKAYSTDLRERVAAACQQGSRTIGEVAAQFSVSDSFVRKLRRRQRTSGSVAALPQRSGPAPFLNAAAQAQLAACLRQEPDATLAELCIWLAAIGGPAVSQTTLWRAVQALDWRRKKRASMPPNATRNG
- a CDS encoding IS630 family transposase; amino-acid sequence: MAAKKKSVHAAERDTQRVKELRRAFVEALQAEDFTCFKFVDETSTNLTYCRRYARAEGGQRARQATPLHGGPNVTLVAALTPNGLQAVMTLSGAVNGDVFAAYLDQVLGPTLRPGDVVVLDNLPAHKVAGLTELVEARGARLLYLPPYSPDFNPIELAFSKLKTWLRTAQARTREALESVIHDATNWITELDAKNWFDHCGYHVH
- a CDS encoding YoaK family protein; the protein is MADSTSPPAAGPLAGLSFTLTLVALAGYVDAVSYLRFQGLFVSFMSGNTTSLGVAIAQQNAAKAGELAGVVGLFIGGVLLGTLLHYRAGRWGNTCILLLTAALLLLAHTVPAATIAGLTLGMGTLNASVHQVGRIKVSLTFVTGTLVRMGTGLAEWLSGRAPAQDWLWPGTLWLAFLTGALSGAATLRHQPTRVLLLAAGLSLALALVARRARGIA
- the meaB gene encoding methylmalonyl Co-A mutase-associated GTPase MeaB — encoded protein: MPAPTLSLADYAQGLLAGQRGALARAITLVESTLPAHQLLAQQVLQAVLPHTGGALRLGITGVPGVGKSTFIEALGLYLVEKLGKKLAVLAVDPSSPRGGGSILGDKTRMPQLAAHPRAFIRPSPASGSLGGVARATREALLLCEAAGYDVIFVETVGVGQSEVAVHGMVDFFLLLLLAGAGDELQGVKRGIMEMADALLITKADHGNEQAARRAARDYEGALHLFPPAASGWAVPVRTCSALSGEGLPEAWEVITQYAAQTQASGYWQQRRAQQQLQWLEEAVRQALEAQFYGRAAVQSTLPDVRSAVASGQLTPWAAAGQLLQNN
- a CDS encoding L,D-transpeptidase family protein — translated: MRTTCFFLLAGLLFRPAAAQSTAAAPDFWTQQLAHARVQVAYARCWPELVNQLHAQHLDPTKLELFFRLIKTRRALEVWGRNQGDAAFQLVRDYPLAAISGTLGPKRRAGDGQVPEGFYHIDRFNPQSAYHLSLGLDYPSADDVLAAGLGDPGGDIFIHGSDVTVGCLPITDAGIEEVYLLAVAARAAGQASIEVHIFPFPLLESELSKYPDSPHLPFWRSLAPGYAHFEANHSIRVAGR
- a CDS encoding DUF5723 family protein, encoding MKHFSSLLATLGLLSTLPALAQNELSNFSATGRGGVANTFALDYQSLGINPANLGRQGNSLLAFTIGEVGVGAGSQSLTNAQFKKLILHSGDALTATERTALVANLNSNNALNINADATAFGLAVALPAGLGGLAVSVHQRLSGHVALNQNSADLIVNGRNAAIVQQYYAADGTAKSTPPLLSAALDGTQMQLALTNEFNIGYGLEVFDVPGVIKVTAGAGYRYIQGVGIADVRITGGSLSAYSSLSPVFNINYGSLASSPNFNYQSGAGLQPVGHGNGFDLGLATEIGKVVRLGASITDIGSMSWTGNVVTATDQNLAYPQYSGTATYDVVKSIINQFGDSGKTLFTYQAAQEHKASLPTKLRLGGGVRISELFEAGLDVTVPLNQVAGNLPAPFIGAGLDFKPVRWVRLSTGVSGGAGYNLNVPFGVTLVTPVWEAGISTRSVMGYFSDSNPYASLALGFLRFKIGKK
- a CDS encoding YncE family protein, with the protein product MHRLLFLLPAFLFFIQAAHAQRPADLWYFGRQAGLSFASGTPTPLLDGAMTTYEGCATATTRRGELLFYTDGQTVWNRQHQPMPSGRHLMGSGSSTQSALIVPDPGSGNIFYIFTVAPQGAPDGLRYSVVDMTRDNGLGDVPRANLLLVTPVAEKLTAVRHPNGRDVWVLAHRWNSNAFVAYLVTADGVAGKPVMSNVGSLNAGPGRNAIGALKFSPDGTRLAAAIWRESNRFEVYDFDRSTGKVSNARSFGPYAEAYGVEFSPDGSKLYGTCNGNTASKNPTVSETQIIQIDLKTKAVVPVGHSSNHKIGALQRGPDGKIYVAREDNSFLGVIASPNVSGPACGYVDDGLKLGGRRSKLGLPGFVVEP
- a CDS encoding FKBP-type peptidyl-prolyl cis-trans isomerase; protein product: MSRLFILAFLALAGLLTTACKKDAAPADYSAADNATIQKYIADKAIPNAQHLASGLYFVPVVTNPTAAKVTVGQTVSVLYTGTLLDGTVFDASSQNGNLPVTFVVGSGQVIAGFDEGISLMRIGEKATLLIPSGLAYGSAGRSPNIPPNSIVRFDVEVVDYAPIDDALITKYIADNKITNAQKQPSGLYFVPTTTNPSGTPATAGKTASVLYTGMLLNGTVFDASSQHGNTPITFVIGKGQVIPGFDEGISLMHKGEKATLLIPSGLAYGPNGAGTSVPSNTVLRFDVELVDVN
- a CDS encoding pectate lyase family protein; the protein is MATSWALRLSGPGVAAPPLAFPGVEGAGRFTTGGRGTAAVPTTVLEVTNLLDDNKPGSLRYAVELSEAKAPSRTIVFRVSGTIHLLSPLTISKSNTTIAGQTAPGGGICLADYTVQIKATNVIVRFMRFRLGDKNQNQGFVDGAGGDDAFGGLRNHRLVIDHCSMSWSTDEAFSVYEGDSTTLSWNLIGPPLNYSYHYEKGDTDFEHHGFGGIWGGQHASMHHNLFVHCNSRTPRFNGSRYTHAAGYENCDFRNNVIYDWGENNVYAGEGGNYNIVNNYYKPGPSTKEAVRTRVLNPYKVDKGNNPLPYGKFYLAGNYQEASAEVTRNNWRGVDMNGGTRADTVLSKVTTPFNFGPIPTETAAEAYESVLKGAGAVRPLRDTLDQRMVREVRTRTGRIIDVQGGYPHGTPYAVSRNAWPVLKQAPAPLDTDHDGMPDAWETAHQLNPRNAADRSKIGDSGYPMLEVYLAGLAVGK